A section of the Archocentrus centrarchus isolate MPI-CPG fArcCen1 unplaced genomic scaffold, fArcCen1 scaffold_45_ctg1, whole genome shotgun sequence genome encodes:
- the LOC115777222 gene encoding uncharacterized protein LOC115777222 isoform X2: protein MKMKMEKFVEKFVVFVFLAHVSQHASGVEVEVDNGKESVLLPCRFPASLPSDSVIVWRRDDLNPTFVHTFVDGRDQLGSQNQHYNRRTSIHQNPLQTGDLSLTLRNPTFTDSGNYTCAIRRAGRDQDTTAVHLVVKEPPPPVWPKVLIAVGVPVLLLCVLSLFFMYRVKERQKRTAVDQLKAVEVKEGAPSVLLPCKTKCTVAEVGRVEWMLVKYDDIKICVYENGRIKEHHPDYEERTEMKNQQSENQQSQTKMDFTLTLKEPRLDDGGVYTCTLYDKDGKPLKQKVVALWVKESWWESFKAVVLCRRQKKIPSTSSVPLDQHYQNVEEARELKP, encoded by the exons atgaagatgaagatggagaAGTTTGTGGAGAAGTTTGTGGTGTTTGTCTTCCTCGCTCACG tttcccagcatgcctcaggggtggaggtggaggtggataATGGGAAggagtctgtcctgctgccctgtCGGTTTCCTGCTTCGTTACCTTCAGATTCTGTAATCGTGTGGAGACGTGATGATCTGAATCCTACATTTGTTCACACTTTTGTGGATGGACGAGATCAGCTTGGCAGCCAAAACCAGCATTACAACAGGCGCACATCGATCCATCAGAACCCTCTGCAGACCGGAGacctcagcctcactctgaggaacCCCACATTCACTGACAGTGGAAACTACACCTGTGCCATCCGCAGGGCTGGAAGGGACCAGGATACAACAGCAGTACATCTggtggtcaaag AACCTCCTCCTCCAGTCTGGCCCAAAGTTCTCATAGCTGTCGGGGTTCCTGTGCTTCTCCTGTGTGTTCTCAGTTTGTTCTTCATGTATCGTGTAAAGGAAAGACAGAAGAGAACAGCAG TggatcagctcaaagcagtggAGGTGAAGGAGGGGGCACCAtctgtcctgctgccctgtAAAACCAAATGTACTGTCGCTGAGGTCGGCAGAGTGGAGTGGATGTTGGTGAAATACGACGACATAAAGATCTGTGTGTACGAGAACGGTCGGATCAAAGAACATCATCCTGATTACGAAGAGCGCACAGAGATGA AGAACCAGCAGAGTGAGAACCAGCAGAGTCAGACTAAAATGGACTTCACTCTGACTCTGAAAGAGCCTCGCCTTGATGATGGAGGTGTTTACACCTGCACGCTCTACGACAAGGATGGAAAACCCCTGAAACAGAAAGTGGTGGCACtctgggtcaaag AGAGCTGGTGGGAATCCTTTAAAGCTGTGGTCCTATGTAGGCGTCAGAAGAAAATCCCTTCCACGAGTTCAGTTCCTCTGGATCAACA TTATCAGAATGTTGAAGAAGCTCGTGAGCTTAAGCCATAA
- the LOC115777222 gene encoding uncharacterized protein LOC115777222 isoform X1, which yields MKMKMEKFVEKFVVFVFLAHVSQHASGVEVEVDNGKESVLLPCRFPASLPSDSVIVWRRDDLNPTFVHTFVDGRDQLGSQNQHYNRRTSIHQNPLQTGDLSLTLRNPTFTDSGNYTCAIRRAGRDQDTTAVHLVVKEPPPPVWPKVLIAVGVPVLLLCVLSLFFMYRVKERQKRTAVDQLKAVEVKEGAPSVLLPCKTKCTVAEVGRVEWMLVKYDDIKICVYENGRIKEHHPDYEERTEMKNQQSENQQSENQQSENQQSQTKMDFTLTLKEPRLDDGGVYTCTLYDKDGKPLKQKVVALWVKESWWESFKAVVLCRRQKKIPSTSSVPLDQHYQNVEEARELKP from the exons atgaagatgaagatggagaAGTTTGTGGAGAAGTTTGTGGTGTTTGTCTTCCTCGCTCACG tttcccagcatgcctcaggggtggaggtggaggtggataATGGGAAggagtctgtcctgctgccctgtCGGTTTCCTGCTTCGTTACCTTCAGATTCTGTAATCGTGTGGAGACGTGATGATCTGAATCCTACATTTGTTCACACTTTTGTGGATGGACGAGATCAGCTTGGCAGCCAAAACCAGCATTACAACAGGCGCACATCGATCCATCAGAACCCTCTGCAGACCGGAGacctcagcctcactctgaggaacCCCACATTCACTGACAGTGGAAACTACACCTGTGCCATCCGCAGGGCTGGAAGGGACCAGGATACAACAGCAGTACATCTggtggtcaaag AACCTCCTCCTCCAGTCTGGCCCAAAGTTCTCATAGCTGTCGGGGTTCCTGTGCTTCTCCTGTGTGTTCTCAGTTTGTTCTTCATGTATCGTGTAAAGGAAAGACAGAAGAGAACAGCAG TggatcagctcaaagcagtggAGGTGAAGGAGGGGGCACCAtctgtcctgctgccctgtAAAACCAAATGTACTGTCGCTGAGGTCGGCAGAGTGGAGTGGATGTTGGTGAAATACGACGACATAAAGATCTGTGTGTACGAGAACGGTCGGATCAAAGAACATCATCCTGATTACGAAGAGCGCACAGAGATGAAGAACCAGCAGAGTGAGAACCAGCAGAGTGAGAACCAGCAGAGTGAGAACCAGCAGAGTCAGACTAAAATGGACTTCACTCTGACTCTGAAAGAGCCTCGCCTTGATGATGGAGGTGTTTACACCTGCACGCTCTACGACAAGGATGGAAAACCCCTGAAACAGAAAGTGGTGGCACtctgggtcaaag AGAGCTGGTGGGAATCCTTTAAAGCTGTGGTCCTATGTAGGCGTCAGAAGAAAATCCCTTCCACGAGTTCAGTTCCTCTGGATCAACA TTATCAGAATGTTGAAGAAGCTCGTGAGCTTAAGCCATAA